A genomic region of Thermodesulfovibrio aggregans contains the following coding sequences:
- a CDS encoding ATP-binding protein: protein MFGDEVIAAAILDRLLHHCYPFFITGKSYRMKELFEKGGEKRIKNDTI from the coding sequence ATATTTGGAGATGAAGTAATAGCAGCAGCAATACTTGACAGACTTCTTCATCATTGTTATCCCTTTTTTATAACAGGGAAAAGCTACAGGATGAAAGAATTATTTGAGAAAGGGGGTGAAAAAAGAATAAAAAATGATACTATATAG